The Miscanthus floridulus cultivar M001 chromosome 17, ASM1932011v1, whole genome shotgun sequence genome has a window encoding:
- the LOC136516605 gene encoding LOW QUALITY PROTEIN: acyl-coenzyme A oxidase 4, peroxisomal-like (The sequence of the model RefSeq protein was modified relative to this genomic sequence to represent the inferred CDS: deleted 1 base in 1 codon) — MEKEIPPIMTEYWEKAEFPFHAIPSLASLGLAGGTIKGYGCPGLSLTASAISIAEVARVDASCSTFILVHSSLAMSTIALCGSEAQKQKYLPSLAEFKTIGCWALTEPDYGSDASSLRTAATKVPGGWQLDGQKRWIGNSTFADVLIILARNADTNQLNGFIVKKGAPGLKATKIENKIGLRMVQNGDIILNKVFVPEEDRLTGIDSFQDINKVLAMSRIMVAWQPIGISMGVFDICHRYLKERKQFGAPLAAFQLNQEKLVRMLGNIQAMLLVGWRLCKLYESGKMTPGRSSLGKAWTSQKAREVVSLGRELLGGNGILADFLVAKAFCDLEPIFSYEGTYDINSLVTGREITGIASFKPAVSAKSRM, encoded by the exons ATGGAAAAGGAAATCCCGCCCATTATGACTGAG TACTGGGAGAAGGCTGAATTCCCATTCCATGCCATTCCCAGCCTTGCCAGTCTCGGCTTAGCTGGTGGTACAATAAAG GGGTATGGGTGCCCAGGACTCTCGCTTACAGCTAGTGCTATTTCGATAGCAGAAGTTGCACGGGTCGATGCGAGCTGCTCCACATTTATTCTAGTGCACTCCTCGTTGGCTATGTCCACAATTG CCCTTTGTGGATCTGAGGCTCAAAAGCAGAAATACTTGCCATCTCTTGCCGAGTTCAAAACTATTGGTTGTTGG GCATTGACAGAGCCAGATTATGGAAGTGATGCAAGCTCCCTAAGGACTGCAGCAACCAAG GTACCTGGTGGTTGGCAGTTAGATGGACAAAAACGCTGGATAGGTAACAGCACTTTTGCAGATGTCCTCATCATTTTGGCTAGGAATGCAGATACGAACCAACTAAATGG ATTTATTGTAAAGAAAGGAGCTCCCGGTCTAAAAGCgacaaaaattgaaaataaaattGGACTCAGAATGGTTCAAAATGGAGACATAATTCTAAATAAAGTATTTGTCCCTGAGGAAGACAGATTAACAGGCATC GATTCATTTCAGGATATAAACAAG GTACTCGCTATGTCTCGAATTATGGTGGCATGGCAACCAATAGGCATATCAATGGGAGTTTTTGACATCTGCCATCG gtatttgaaagaGAGAAAGCAATTTGGAGCTCCACTGGCAGCTTTTCAGCTCAATCAAGAAAAGCTTGTCCGAATGCTTGGCAACATTCAGGCTATGCTTCTCGTTGGCTGGCGACTGTGCAAGCTGTATGAGTCAGGCAAAATGACACCAGGCCGATCTAGTTTAGGCAAG GCGTGGACGTCCCAGAAGGCCCGGGAGGTGGTTTCTCTTGGCCGAGAGCTACTGGGTGGCAATGGCATTTTGGCTGATTTTCTCGTCGCCAAG GCATTTTGTGATCTGGAGCCCATTTTCTCGTACGAGGGCACGTATGACATAAACAGCCTGGTGACTGGCAGAGAGATCACTGGGATCGCGAGCTTCAAGCCTGCTGTGTCAGCAAAGTCACGCATGTGA